A genomic region of Diabrotica undecimpunctata isolate CICGRU unplaced genomic scaffold, icDiaUnde3 ctg00000775.1, whole genome shotgun sequence contains the following coding sequences:
- the LOC140431429 gene encoding uncharacterized protein has product MDQNKKHRKVLRTTFTKSAKELEELLSAPEGKVGLIVMTLEILKQKYEDLRKVDSDIYQCLLESDESEADLLAEIDGSEVYLRKFTDLNTQAEDFLQKPRDEPGEEVDSMASESSVGSRSGRRKFKLPTLELKKFDGNIRNWLPFWSQFQKIHNDPDIDLNDKVEYLVQCTLMGSRVRQLVDSFPATGNNYGKMVDCLLSRFGRDDLQIEVYVRELLKLVINNTSSGNKRDLSLLYDNLETQLRALETLGIKSDNYAAMLFSLVESCLPSELLRVWQRIPEGPEVAGSQAFINTVGVSTIENRLNNLMHFLKKEVDNEQHISLAVEGFDLPSAANRDVKRPSQKSRIPQENFSTAMGLINSEVTTKCLFCQNSHDSTGCFKAQKLTYEQKRNILAKRVHAFDA; this is encoded by the coding sequence ATGGATCAAAACAAAAAGCACCGTAAAGTACTCCGTACCACCTTTACTAAATCGGCGAAAGAGTTGGAAGAGCTGTTGTCGGCACCGGAAGGAAAGGTAGGTTTAATCGTGATGACCTTagaaattttgaaacaaaaatatGAGGATCTAAGGAAAGTTGACAGCGATATATACCAGTGTCTGTTGGAAAGTGATGAAAGTGAAGCAGACTTGTTGGCAGAGATAGATGGTAGCGAAGTTTATCTAAGGAAATTTACCGACCTGAACACACAGGCTGAGGATTTTCTACAGAAGCCGCGGGACGAGCCAGGTGAAGAGGTAGACTCCATGGCCTCGGAAAGTAGTGTAGGCAGCAGATCAGGTAGGCGTAAATTTAAATTACCTACTCTAGAACTTAAGAAGTTTGATGGAAATATCAGAAACTGGTTGCCCTTCTGGTCCCAGTTTCAAAAGATACATAATGATCCGGATATAGATTTAAATGATAAAGTGGAATATCTGGTCCAATGTACGTTAATGGGTAGTCGGGTAAGACAGTTAGTTGATAGTTTTCCAGCCACTGGGAACAATTATGGTAAAATGGTAGACTGTCTTCTTTCGCGATTCGGGCGGGATGATTTGCAAATAGAGGTATACGTGCGGGAGTTGCTAAAATTAGTAATTAATAACACCTCGTCTGGCAATAAAAGGGATTTATCTTTGTTGTACGACAATCTCGAAACTCAATTACGGGCGTTAGAGACACTTGGGATAAAATCAGATAATTACGCGGCGATGCTGTTTTCGTTAGTAGAATCGTGTTTACCATCGGAACTATTGAGAGTTTGGCAACGTATTCCCGAGGGACCCGAGGTCGCTGGATCACAAGCTTTTATAAATACGGTGGGCGTTTCTACTATAGAAAATCGACTTAACAATCTCATGCACTTTTTGAAAAAGGAAGTCGATAATGAACAGCACATTTCTTTAGCGGTGGAAGGCTTTGATCTACCTAGTGCAGCAAATAGAGATGTTAAACGGCCTAGTCAGAAATCGCGGATACCACAAGAAAACTTTTCTACGGCAATGGGTCTAATAAATTCAGAAGTGACAACGAAGTGCCTTTTTTGCCAAAATTCGCACGACAGTACTGGCTGCTTTAAAGCTCAGAAGTTGACCTACgagcaaaaaagaaatattttggcCAAAAGGGTGCATGCTTTCGATGCTTAA
- the LOC140431431 gene encoding uncharacterized protein, giving the protein MDDMKLGSHGWRDIQPSNYHLAKSRLDNTVKKITKDGYFEAYDQVFQEWLNDNIIEEVVEEQRNQEAHYLPHRPVIKPSSITTKIRPVFDARFGCSFGAGRKGVNLIELIPAILLRFRQQKFGVTSDISKAFLQISVHPKDRDFLRFLWYDKENNLKVFRHRRVVFGINSSPFLLGASLEYHLSKLVDDSKASFTTDTVKKLSNSFYVDNCVTSVASEIELKTLIKEANMIMAKGKFDLRGWEFTHQVQNDSFNIFTVVLGIKWNKLDDTLSINQDDEDIEQILSKSVTKRLMLSQAQRIFDPIGYSYPVTLLPKLWLQKTWEKQLGWDTPVDEELETLFRSWIKQLSYLNAIKIPRWINAGTEEAEHWTFHTFYDASKEAFSAVVFLRLIRDGRVFVHLLAAKSRVAPIKKLSIPRLELMAAVIGVRLYTTVKESLNIEMEFFFWSDSTTVLSWIRRPKEWSTFVWNRVSEIRKLSHGENWHHVPGRLNPADLPSRGCSAKQLLESRWWEGPQWLYQDLAIDPQVDLDYNEDEINQERKVKLVATLINDEHSKMSLDDWHFGYFSQYLKTLRMCAWIFRFLHNSRNKDRLRGHLCSEEIDRAEIFVLRIVQKESFCDKNDKRLCGMDVYKDDDDLIRLKSRISNRSDCKSFLFPIVLPAKHFLVNQLIFREHLKSCHSGTQGLMSRLRQNYWILGGRRTIKSAISNCVGCKRQNAKPFIVSAPPLPVDRVRDANAFEITGVDFADPLYLRTGEKVWVCLFTCAVYRAVHLELCTALLVVSFMQALRRFIARRGRPKTIYSDNGTNFVGTENAFEWTLRKSPRAIVSNVFNGDLTILRPRGGENFGKDLWGF; this is encoded by the coding sequence ATGGACGATATGAAGTTAGGCTCCCATGGTTGGAGGGACATCCAGCCTAGTAACTATCACTTGGCAAAAAGTAGATTAGATAACACGGTGAAGAAGATTACTAAGGATGGTTATTTTGAGGCATATGACCAAGTATTTCAAGAGTGGTTAAATGACAATATTATTGAGGAGGTAGTGGAGGAGCAAAGGAACCAGGAAGCCCATTACCTACCACACCGGCCAGTGATTAAACCAAGTAGCATTACTACGAAAATACGACCAGTTTTCGATGCAAGGTTCGGATGCAGTTTCGGTGCAGGGCGAAAGGGGGTGAATTTAATTGAGCTAATTCCCGCTATTTTGTTGAGGTTCAGACAGCAGAAATTTGGAGTAACTTCAGACATTAGCAAAGCTTTTCTACAGATCAGTGTACATCCGAAAGACAGAGATTTCCTTCGATTTCTATGGTATGATAAGGAGAACAACCTTAAAGTGTTTCGTCATCGACGGGTAGTGTTTGGAATCAACAGTAGCCCGTTCTTGTTGGGAGCTTCATTAGAATATCATCTGTCAAAACTTGTGGATGACTCGAAAGCTTCTTTTACTACAGACACTGTTAAGAAACTGTCAAACAGTTTTTACGTGGACAACTGTGTTACTAGTGTTGCTAGTGAAATAGAATTGAAAACGCTTATCAAAGAGGCAAATATGATAATGGCTAAAGGAAAATTCGACTTAAGAGGGTGGGAGTTTACTCACCAAGTTCAAAATgattcctttaacatttttacgGTGGTTCTGGGTATTAAGTGGAACAAGCTGGATGACACTTTATCTATAAACCAAGACGACGAAGATATCGAACAGATTTTAAGTAAATCGGTAACCAAAAGATTGATGCTATCCCAAGCACAACGAATATTTGACCCCATAGGTTACAGTTACCCAGTCACCCTACTACCAAAGCTGTGGTTACAGAAAACATGGGAGAAGCAACTGGGATGGGACACGCCGGTTGACGAGGAACTGGAAACTCTTTTCCGTAGCTGGATAAAACAGCTTTCTTATCTAAATGCAATAAAGATACCTAGGTGGATAAACGCTGGTACTGAGGAAGCAGAACACTGGACGTTTCATACATTTTACGATGCCAGCAAGGAAGCCTTTTCCGCTGTGGTATTTTTGAGATTAATTAGGGACGGGCGTGTATTCGTACATCTCTTAGCGGCTAAATCAAGGGTAGCCCCAATAAAAAAGCTGTCAATACCTCGTCTGGAGTTAATGGCTGCGGTGATTGGTGTAAGGCTATATACTACTGTCAAGGAAAGCCTCAACATTGAAATGGAATTTTTTTTCTGGAGTGACTCGACCACCGTACTGTCATGGATAAGGAGACCCAAGGAATGGTCCACATTTGTCTGGAATCGTGTGTCAGAGATACGGAAATTATCTCATGGTGAAAACTGGCACCACGTTCCTGGTAGACTGAATCCTGCTGACCTTCCATCGCGGGGTTGTTCAGCCAAGCAGTTACTCGAATCAAGATGGTGGGAGGGGCCACAATGGCTTTATCAGGACCTGGCGATTGATCCTCAAGTAGATCTGGATTACAATGAAGATGAGATCAATCAAGAGAGGAAGGTCAAATTGGTTGCCACATTAATTAATGATGAGCATTCGAAGATGTCATTAGATGATTGGCATTTTGGTTACTTTTCCCAATATCTGAAGACTCTCCGTATGTGTGCATGGATATTCCGATTTCTTCATAACTCAAGAAATAAAGATCGACTCAGAGGTCACTTATGCTCCGAGGAAATTGACCGAGCCGAAATTTTTGTTCTTCGTATAGTGCAAAAGGAGTCCTTCTGCGATAAGAACGATAAACGACTATGTGGCATGGACGTTTACAAAGATGATGATGACTTAATTCGACTAAAGTCACGGATCAGTAACAGAAGCGACTGTAAAAGCTTTCTATTTCCCATAGTTTTGCCTGCCAAACATTTTTTGGTCAATCAGCTTATATTCAGAGAACACTTAAAATCATGTCATAGTGGGACACAGGGACTTATGAGCAGATTACGTCAAAATTATTGGATTCTAGGAGGACGTCGGactataaaatctgcaatttCCAATTGTGTCGGGTGCAAGAGACAAAATGCCAAACCTTTTATCGTGAGTGCACCTCCATTACCAGTTGATCGTGTTCGAGATGCCAACGCGTTTGAAATAACAGGGGTTGATTTCGCAGACCCTCTATATCTGAGGACTGGAGAAAAGGTGTGGGTATGCCTCTTCACATGTGCCGTGTATCGTGCCGTACACCTTGAACTTTGTACTGCATTATTGGTTGTTAGTTTTATGCAGGCTTTAAGACGCTTTATTGCCCGACGAGGTCGTCCAAAGACTATTTATAGTGATAATGGGACCAATTTTGTTGGTACTGAAAATGCCTTTGAGTGGACTTTGAGAAAATCGCCGAGAGCAATAGTGTCGAACGTATTCAATGGCGATTTAACCATCCTACGGCCGCGTGGTGGGGAGAATTTTGGGAAAGACTTGTGGGGGTTTTGA